A region of Periophthalmus magnuspinnatus isolate fPerMag1 chromosome 13, fPerMag1.2.pri, whole genome shotgun sequence DNA encodes the following proteins:
- the LOC129456715 gene encoding uncharacterized protein LOC129456715, whose amino-acid sequence MNTLEPLYEQYIGEHSSFQPSTHGYRAVLKTLQLSHQQKDQGNIGVVRLLSKSPVCVPAGRTVVIEGSAKVSSPPSSQSVLLQHPASTLPGGLCVSSCLISLQAFSSHKLPVVITNESEQDAFIPPYSVVADLETYHCILNEHRVTHPPAGRASSSLNIDFGDSPLPTEWKERVKEKLNAISEVFSQHDLDFGCTTAIKHHIPLHDSTPFKQRARPIHPQDIEAVRRHLRELLEAGVIRESSSPFSSPVVVVRKKNGDIRLCIDYRKLNLQTIKDAYALPNLEESFSALSGSKWFSVLDLKSGYYQIEMYEEDKPKTAFVTPLGFWEFNRMPQGVTNAPSTFQRLMERCMGDLHLKEVLVFLDDLIIFSNSLEEHECRLLRVLNRLHQYGLKLSTEKCRFFQTSVRYLGHIVSERGMETDPEKIETIKTWPIPTTLKQLRSFLGFAGYYRRLIKDYAIIAKPLNNLTRGYAPVQKSKKPGPHKTPTYNPNQPFGERWSPNCQSAFETLIKKLTTAPVLGFADSSRPYILHTDASVTGLGAALYQEQEGKLRVIAYASRGLSQSESHYPAHKLEFLALKWSVTEKFQDYLYGAEFTVVTDSNPLTYILTSAKLDATGHRWLAALSTYTFKLLYRAGKQNIDADALSRRPHLCSSGEAPQDNELLNQFISQHTVDSDAISGEIVNAICQNHLVRASQPEDQGQIGLTLVESLSINADTLLDSYISEDLHQLPFIPTLDIREKQHSDPSIRELIHQLETGEKIPPTVRAELPELPLMLREWSKLELVDGILYRRRQDNEDLSYQLVVPEDLRPLVLRSLHDDMGHMGIDRTLDLVRTRFYWPKMATDVEQKIKTCGRCVRRKALPERAAQLVSIITSRPLELLCMDFLSLEPDSSNTQNILVLTDHFTKFAVAIPTPNQTAKTVAKTLWENFIIYYGIPERIHTDQGRDFESKLIKELCEVAGIQKSRTTPYHPRVNPVERFNRTLLQMLGTLEPKQKARWKDHVKPLVHAYNCTRNEVTGFTPYELMFGRTPRLPVDIAFGLPVRDPQNKNHSQYIQALKSRLQESFKIAAKNSLKSTDRNKARFDSRVIPSALVPGDRVLVRNVRLRGKQKLSDKWEQEVYVVVHRAGDLPVYKVKPEHGNGPMRTLHRDLLLPCAFLKDNNNSQSETNSPVQRPRTRQQMKRANLATDIPAEEDDNPEPLTPYLSLPTVHFTVERQSSIPVLDPPTENDSQRLSASDHPVEAEDQREPPASFSNAPVTESSSEQSDVQGNEPETEENQPHEVDYDTWRSGVDLILKDSAISDTQQSRYILDSLLPPAADIVKHLSTDLPAEIYIQHLDSAYGTVQDGEELYVKFMSTLQDSGERPSAYLHRLQVALSLAVKRGGVKQSDFNRHLLSQFCRGCWDDSLISELQLKQRKTNPPPFSELLMLLRTEEDREANKAQRMKQHLGTSKRVAAQAQFAVEEDGVCAAISSLSKQVAELQRQLAALTASQSSSHFAQSHPVPKPHPQQKISSSSSCPKPGFCFRCGEDGHIKPQCVNRPNPALVSSKRKQYSDKKQQWQQQNQPPRTAQGQHCPAKKKQAHCAELQQLSPGPTTRLPKGLIGPRCTAEINISGHVHQCLLDTGSQVTTIPVSFYNRHLHEQPIYPLHDLLQVEGAAGHNVPYLGYVSITVQFPRDFIGKQRDISTLALVVPDTRPDVSSMLLIGMNTLEPLYEQYIGEHSSFQPSTHGYRAVLKTLQLSHQQKDQGNIGVVRLLSKSPVCVPAGRTVVIEGSAKVSSPPSSQSVLLQHPASTLPGGLCVSSCLISLQAFSSHKLPVVITNESEQDAFIPPYSVVADLETYHCILNEHRVTHPPAGRASSSLNIDFGDSPLPTEWKERVKEKLNAISEVFSQHDLDFGCTTAIKHHIPLHDSTPFKQRARPIHPQDIEAVRRHLRELLEAGVIRESSSPFSSPVVVVRKKNGDIRLCIDYRKLNLQTIKDAYALPNLEESFSALSGSKWFSVLDLKSGYYQIEMYEEDKPKTAFVTPLGFWEFNRMPQGVTNAPSTFQRLMERCMGDLHLKEVLVFLDDLIIFSNSLEEHECRLLRVLNRLHQYGLKLSTEKCRFFQTSVRYLGHIVSERGMETDPEKIETIKTWPIPTTLKQLRSFLGFAGYYRRLIKDYAIIAKPLNNLTRGYAPVQKSKKPGPHKTPTYNPNQPFGERWSPNCQSAFETLIKKLTTAPVLGFADSSRPYILHTDASVTGLGAALYQEQEGKLRVIAYASRGLSQSESHYPAHKLEFLALKWSVTEKFQDYLYGAEFTVVTDSNPLTYILTSAKLDATDQGRDFESKLIKELCEVAGIQKSRTTPYHPRVNPVERFNRTLLQMLGTLEPKQKARWKDHVKPLVHAYNCTRNEVTGFTPYELMFGRTPRLPVDIAFGLPVRDPQNKNHSQYIQALKSRLQESFKIAAKNSLKSTDRNKARFDSRVIPSALVPGDRVLVRNVRLRGKQKLSDKWEQEVYVVVHRAGDLPVYKVKPEHGNGPMRTLHRDLLLPCAFLKDNNNSQSETNSPVQRPRTRQQMKRANLATDIPAEEDDNPEPLTPYLSLPTVHFTVERQSSIPVLDPPTENDSQRLSASDHPVEAEDQREPPASFSNAPVTESSSEQSDVQGNEPETEENQPLKVLLTSPIQLSHLTMTLT is encoded by the exons ATGAACACCTTAGAGCCGTTGTATGAACAATATATTGGCGAACACTCTTCATTTCAACCCAGCACTCATGGGTACAGAGCTGTTTTGAAGACCCTACAGCTGTCACACCAGCAGAAGGATCAAGGCAACATTGGAGTTGTGAGATTACTCAGCAAGTCTCCAGTGTGTGTACCGGCCGGCCGCACTGTTGTCATCGAGGGCTCAGCTAAAGTCTCCTCTCCACCTTCAAGCCAGAGTGTCCTCCTACAACATCCTGCTTCCACCCTGCCTGGTGGTCTTTGTGTCAGCAGTTGTCTCATCTCTCTTCAAGCTTTTTCCTCTCACAAGCTTCCTGTAGTCATCACAAATGAATCCGAGCAAGACGCATTCATTCCACCCTACAGTGTTGTTGCGGATCTTGAGACCTACCACTGCATCCTCAATGAACATCGGGTCACTCATCCTCCAGCTGGGAGAGCATCATCCAGCTTGAACATCGACTTCGGTGACTCTCCGTTGCCAACAGAGTGGAAGGAGAGAGTCAAAGAGAAGCTCAACGCGATTTCGGAGGTTTTCTCACAACACGATCTGGATTTTGGATGCACAACAGCCATCAAGCATCATATTCCACTCCATGACAGTACACCATTCAAACAGCGTGCTCGGCCTATCCATCCTCAGGATATCGAAGCAGTCCGTCGTCATCTTCGGGAGCTTCTGGAAGCCGGGGTCATAAGGGAATCATCATCACCCTTCTCATCTCCTGTCGTGGTGGTTCGAAAGAAGAATGGTGATATCAGATTATGTATTGATTACCGTAAATTAAACCTCCAGACCATAAAAGATGCATATGCCTTACCCAACCTTGAAGAGTCATTTTCAGCCCTATCTGGTTCCAAATGGTTCTCAGTTCTTGACCTGAAATCCGGTTATTACCAGATTGAAATGTATGAGGAAGATAAACCCAAGACCGCCTTTGTTACTCCCCTTGGATTTTGGGAGTTTAACAGAATGCCCCAAGGTGTCACCAATGCTCCAAGCACATTTCAGCGGTTGATGGAGCGGTGCATGGGTGACCTCCATCTGAAGGAGGTGCTTGTATTCTTGGATGACCTCATAATCTTCTCTAACTCCTTGGAGGAGCACGAATGCAGATTACTGAGAGTCTTGAACCGGCTGCATCAATACGGGCTGAAGTTGTCAACTGAGAAGTGTCGATTCTTCCAAACATCTGTTCGCTACTTGGGACACATCGTGTCAGAACGAGGCATGGAGACAGACCCGGAAAAGATTGAAACCATAAAAACCTGGCCAATCCCCACCACGCTGAAACAACTGCGTTCTTTTCTGGGCTTTGCAGGATATTACCGCCGGCTCATCAAAGACTACGCCATCATAGCCAAACCACTTAATAACCTAACTCGAGGGTATGCTCCTGTTCAAAAGTCAAAGAAACCGGGACCTCACAAGACACCTACCTACAATCCAAATCAGCCATTTGGAGAGCGCTGGAGTCCCAATTGTCAGTCGGCTTTCGAGACCCTGATAAAGAAACTCACCACCGCTCCAGTCCTTGGATTTGCAGACTCCTCTCGTCCGTACATCCTCCACACTGATGCAAGCGTGACTGGTTTAGGAGCTGCACTTTACCAGGAACAAGAAGGGAAGCTGAGGGTCATAGCCTACGCCAGCCGTGGGTTATCACAGAGCGAGAGCCACTACCCAGCCCATAAACTGGAATTTCTGGCCCTTAAATGGAGTGTGACCGAGAAATTCCAGGACTATTTGTACGGAGCAGAGTTCACCGTGGTCACTGACAGCAACCCGCTCACCTACATCCTAACCTCTGCAAAATTGGATGCCACAGGTCACCGTTGGTTGGCTGCCTTATCTACCTACACCTTCAAACTCCTGTACCGGGCTGGTAAGCAGAACATCGATGCTGACGCGCTCTCGCGACGCCCTCATCTGTGCTCTAGTGGAGAAGCCCCACAAGACAATGAACTTCTGAATCAATTCATCTCCCAGCATACAGTGGATTCTGATGCCATCTCAGGAGAAATTGTGAATGCCATCTGCCAAAATCATCTGGTTCGAGCTTCACAGCCGGAGGACCAAGGGCAGATCGGTCTCACCCTCGTTGAGTCCCTATCCATCAATGCTGACACCCTACTTGACAGCTACATCTCCGAAGATCTCCACCAGTTGCCATTTATCCCTACTCTCGACATCAGAGAGAAACAACACTCAGATCCCTCCATCCGAGAGCTCATCCATCAACTTGAGACGGGGGAGAAGATCCCACCTACTGTAAGAGCAGAGCTCCCAGAACTTCCCCTCATGCTTAGAGAGTGGTCAAAGTTGGAGCTTGTGGATGGGATACTGTACCGACGGAGACAGGATAATGAGGATCTCTCATATCAACTCGTCGTCCCGGAAGATCTGCGTCCACTGGTCCTGAGAAGTCTCCATGACGACATGGGCCACATGGGGATCGATCGTACACTCGACCTCGTCCGTACGAGATTCTACTGGCCCAAAATGGCAACAGACGTGGAGCAGAAGATAAAAACTTGTGGCCGCTGTGTGCGCAGAAAAGCCTTACCGGAGAGAGCTGCTCAACTTGTCAGCATCATAACATCACGACCGCTTGAACTCCTTTGCATGGATTTTCTCAGCCTCGAACCCGATTCCAGCAACACTCAGAACATCCTAGTCCTCACTGATCATTTCACCAAATTTGCCGTTGCCATCCCCACGCCCAATCAAACCGCAAAGACTGTGGCAAAAACCTTATGGGAGAACTTTATCATCTACTATGGCATTCCAGAGCGAATACACACAGATCAAGGGCGTGATTTTGAGTCAAAGTTAATTAAAGAACTTTGTGAGGTTGCTGGCATTCAGAAGAGCCGCACCACGCCGTACCATCCGAGAGTAAATCCGGTGGAGCGCTTCAATCGGACATTGTTGCAAATGTTAGGTACCctggagccaaaacaaaaggcaAGGTGGAAGGACCATGTCAAGCCACTGGTTCATGCTTATAATTGCACCAGAAACGAGGTTACGGGGTTTACTCCCTATGAACTCATGTTTGGACGAACCCCTCGGTTACCAGTTGATATTGCATTTGGGCTGCCAGTGCGGGACCCTCAGAACAAGAACCATTCCCAATACATTCAAGCTCTGAAATCAAGGCTCCAAGAAAGTTTCAAAATTGCTGCCAAAAACTCCTTGAAATCTACCGATCGTAACAAAGCCCGATTTGACAGTCGAGTAATCCCATCAGCCTTGGTACCAGGAGATCGTGTACTCGTCAGGAATGTCCGCCTACGTGGGAAACAGAAGCTCTCTGACAAATGGGAGCAAGAGGTCTATGTTGTAGTCCATAGAGCAGGAGATCTTCCAGTCTATAAAGTGAAGCCAGAACATGGCAATGGACCAATGCGGACACTGCACCGAGACCTCCTCCTGCCATGTGCCTTTCTCAAGGACAACAATAACTCGCAATCTGAAACAAATTCACCTGTCCAAAGGCCCAGAACCCGACAGCAAATGAAAAGAGCAAACCTTGCCACCGACATTCCTGCTGAAGAGGATGACAATCCAGAACCATTAACACCTTACCTGAGTTTGCCAACAGTCCATTTTACAGTGGAGAGACAATCTTCCATTCCTGTCTTGGATCCACCCACTGAGAATGACAGCCAAAGGCTTTCAGCCTCCGATCATCCAGTTGAAGCTGAAGACCAAAGGGAGCCACCAGCTTCCTTCTCCAATGCTCCAGTCACCGAATCCAGCAGTGAACAGTCTGATGTGCAAGGAAATGAACCTGAAACTGAGGAAAACCAACCG CATGAGGTGGACTATGACACATGGCGTTCAGGGGTGGACCTCATTCTGAAAGACTCTGCCATTTCGGACACCCAGCAATCCAGGTACATCCTCGACAGtcttctgccacctgctgcagACATAGTGAAACATCTCAGCACCGACTTGCCGGCAGAAATTTACATTCAACATCTTGACTCGGCGTATGGGACAGTACAAGATGGAGAAGAACTCTATGTTAAATTTATGAGCACTCTACAAGACTCCGGGGAGAGACCATCTGCATATCTACACCGATTGCAGGTAGCCCTGAGTTTAGCCGTCAAGCGGGgaggagtgaagcagagtgATTTCAACAGACACCTGCTCAGTCAGTTTTGTAGGGGATGCTGGGATGACAGTCTCATCTCTGAGCTCCAGCTGAAGCAGAGGAAGACAAATCCACCTCCATTTTCGGAACTGTTAATGCTGTTGAGAACTGAAGAGGACCGTGAAGCAAACAAGGCTCAACGGATGAAGCAACATCTGGGAACATCTAAGAGAGTTGCTGCTCAAGCTCAGTTCGCAGTGGAAGAAGATGGAGTGTGTGCTGCCATTTCCTCCCTCTCAAAACAAGTTGCGGAACTGCAACGGCAGCTGGCCGCTCTCACTGCCTCCCAGTCCAGTTCTCATTTCGCTCAGTCTCATCCAGTCCCAAAGCCACACCCACAACAGAAGATATCGTCATCATCTTCGTGTCCGAAGCCTGGGTTCTGTTTTCGTTGCGGAGAAGATGGACATATCAAGCCACAGTGTGTGAACCGTCCTAACCCGGCACTCGTTAGCTCCAAACGCAAACAATACAGTGACAAGAAGCAACAGTGGCAGCAACAAAATCAACCCCCAC GAACTGCGCAGGGCCAACACTGTCCCGCCAAGAAAAAGCAAGCTCATTGTGCAGAATTACAACAGCTCAGTCCAGGGCCAACAACAAGGCTGCCTAAGGGACTGATTGGACCAAGATGCACGGCAGAGATCAATATTTCTGGTCACGTTCATCAGTGCCTGCTCGACACCGGATCACAAGTGACCACGATACCAGTTTCATTTTACAACCGCCATCTGCATGAACAGCCCATTTATCCACTGCATGACCTACTTCAGGTTGAAGGCGCTGCTGGTCATAACGTTCCATATCTTGGTTACGTCAGCATAACAGTACAGTTCCCCAGAGACTTCATTGGCAAACAACGTGACATCTCCACACTCGCTCTAGTTGTTCCAGACACCCGTCCCGATGTTTCATCTATGCTACTTATCGGCATGAACACCTTAGAGCCGTTGTATGAACAATATATTGGCGAACACTCTTCATTTCAACCCAGCACTCATGGGTACAGAGCTGTTTTGAAGACCCTACAGCTGTCACACCAGCAGAAGGATCAAGGCAACATTGGAGTTGTGAGATTACTCAGCAAGTCTCCAGTGTGTGTACCGGCCGGCCGCACTGTTGTCATCGAGGGCTCAGCTAAAGTCTCCTCTCCACCTTCAAGCCAGAGTGTCCTCCTACAACATCCTGCTTCCACCCTGCCTGGTGGTCTTTGTGTCAGCAGTTGTCTCATCTCTCTTCAAGCTTTTTCCTCTCACAAGCTTCCTGTAGTCATCACAAATGAATCCGAGCAAGACGCATTCATTCCACCCTACAGTGTTGTTGCGGATCTTGAGACCTACCACTGCATCCTCAATGAACATCGGGTCACTCATCCTCCAGCTGGGAGAGCATCATCCAGCTTGAACATCGACTTCGGTGACTCTCCGTTGCCAACAGAGTGGAAGGAGAGAGTCAAAGAGAAGCTCAACGCGATTTCGGAGGTTTTCTCACAACACGATCTGGATTTTGGATGCACAACAGCCATCAAGCATCATATTCCACTCCATGACAGTACACCATTCAAACAGCGTGCTCGGCCTATCCATCCTCAGGATATCGAAGCAGTCCGTCGTCATCTTCGGGAGCTTCTGGAAGCCGGGGTCATAAGGGAATCATCATCACCCTTCTCATCTCCTGTCGTGGTGGTTCGAAAGAAGAATGGTGATATCAGATTATGTATTGATTACCGTAAATTAAACCTCCAGACCATAAAAGATGCATATGCCTTACCCAACCTTGAAGAGTCATTTTCAGCCCTATCTGGTTCCAAATGGTTCTCAGTTCTTGACCTGAAATCCGGTTATTACCAGATTGAAATGTATGAGGAAGATAAACCCAAGACCGCCTTTGTTACTCCCCTTGGATTTTGGGAGTTTAACAGAATGCCCCAAGGTGTCACCAATGCTCCAAGCACATTTCAGCGGTTGATGGAGCGGTGCATGGGTGACCTCCATCTGAAGGAGGTGCTTGTATTCTTGGATGACCTCATAATCTTCTCTAACTCCTTGGAGGAGCACGAATGCAGATTACTGAGAGTCTTGAACCGGCTGCATCAATACGGGCTGAAGTTGTCAACTGAGAAGTGTCGATTCTTCCAAACATCTGTTCGCTACTTGGGACACATCGTGTCAGAACGAGGCATGGAGACAGACCCGGAAAAGATTGAAACCATAAAAACCTGGCCAATCCCCACCACGCTGAAACAACTGCGTTCTTTTCTGGGCTTTGCAGGATATTACCGCCGGCTCATCAAAGACTACGCCATCATAGCCAAACCACTTAATAACCTAACTCGAGGGTATGCTCCTGTTCAAAAGTCAAAGAAACCGGGACCTCACAAGACACCTACCTACAATCCAAATCAGCCATTTGGAGAGCGCTGGAGTCCCAATTGTCAGTCGGCTTTCGAGACCCTGATAAAGAAACTCACCACCGCTCCAGTCCTTGGATTTGCAGACTCCTCTCGTCCGTACATCCTCCACACTGATGCAAGCGTGACTGGTTTAGGAGCTGCACTTTACCAGGAACAAGAAGGGAAGCTGAGGGTCATAGCCTACGCCAGCCGTGGGTTATCACAGAGCGAGAGCCACTACCCAGCCCATAAACTGGAATTTCTGGCCCTTAAATGGAGTGTGACCGAGAAATTCCAGGACTATTTGTACGGAGCAGAGTTCACCGTGGTCACTGACAGCAACCCGCTCACCTACATCCTAACCTCTGCAAAATTGGATGCCACAG ATCAAGGGCGTGATTTTGAGTCAAAGTTAATTAAAGAACTTTGTGAGGTTGCTGGCATTCAGAAGAGCCGCACCACGCCGTACCATCCGAGAGTAAATCCGGTGGAGCGCTTCAATCGGACATTGTTGCAAATGTTAGGTACCctggagccaaaacaaaaggcaAGGTGGAAGGACCATGTCAAGCCACTGGTTCATGCTTATAATTGCACCAGAAACGAGGTTACGGGGTTTACTCCCTATGAACTCATGTTTGGACGAACCCCTCGGTTACCAGTTGATATTGCATTTGGGCTGCCAGTGCGGGACCCTCAGAACAAGAACCATTCCCAATACATTCAAGCTCTGAAATCAAGGCTCCAAGAAAGTTTCAAAATTGCTGCCAAAAACTCCTTGAAATCTACCGATCGTAACAAAGCCCGATTTGACAGTCGAGTAATCCCATCAGCCTTGGTACCAGGAGATCGTGTACTCGTCAGGAATGTCCGCCTACGTGGGAAACAGAAGCTCTCTGACAAATGGGAGCAAGAGGTCTATGTTGTAGTCCATAGAGCAGGAGATCTTCCAGTCTATAAAGTGAAGCCAGAACATGGCAATGGACCAATGCGGACACTGCACCGAGACCTCCTCCTGCCATGTGCCTTTCTCAAGGACAACAATAACTCGCAATCTGAAACAAATTCACCTGTCCAAAGGCCCAGAACCCGACAGCAAATGAAAAGAGCAAACCTTGCCACCGACATTCCTGCTGAAGAGGATGACAATCCAGAACCATTAACACCTTACCTGAGTTTGCCAACAGTCCATTTTACAGTGGAGAGACAATCTTCCATTCCTGTCTTGGATCCACCCACTGAGAATGACAGCCAAAGGCTTTCAGCCTCCGATCATCCAGTTGAAGCTGAAGACCAAAGGGAGCCACCAGCTTCCTTCTCCAATGCTCCAGTCACCGAATCCAGCAGTGAACAGTCTGATGTGCAAGGAAATGAACCTGAAACTGAGGAAAACCAACCG CTGAAGGTCCTGCTGACGAGTCCAATTCAGTTAAGCCACCTGACAATGACTCTGACGTAA